From Paenibacillus sp. PK3_47, the proteins below share one genomic window:
- a CDS encoding AAA family ATPase, with the protein MIPWKMWFHGIRDYAPAYMDLSGREEHVLITGPNGAGKSTITYCMGAVLYSSKVDLDGLRSRNLAPDEPWIAQIRFLFKNEGRLRIDAPDYIEFSLHILQEPGQPVKREYTVASGDDPEHWETVTRYTSGDRQYNFTAYKKDLQYKYKIDPDLFYLIWYQQEVNQFAVMHPEERFRIFAEMHGIDQIQRNWEESMEKLKDTQEMMQSAEINVENKKQMVKIKRNDLERYEDNYRRLTEGGKQYVHALLQLEVYYRREQETLSGQIGQLELELEQQQDQLNEWKERETGLTGHLSNQEQAVTWRKEELENYEQQLQDLKSGMTHTQAKITELETELQQISKDRERIARSEAEVTEQLAEAITQLDEVNDEIARLHAENNQCGVLADHHRGMISRLEFVIEQERKQESIHQERLRQYVSSHHVQEELNRLDQQLQRFRDQRHDCLMRIQERKEELKRLEDNRDWSKRQMESLAFFHNKGIQAYPLRDLVELTAGAQLKTEEQFNTVKYTVFFDGHQAIPPNDLYHVPLRKVVPDRSVTELHALQLRVKEDLPEEAIPHAIKALWWVEQFFQAGNLRIDQGVLHDTAGIRGGQEQSRYILSRHAVLLHKEEVQKVIGSLTATLEELDHSIQQNTKRLQDLSSVIQLVREAEAFRTGGHERAERARKLEEERSGLSKQLARAVELREAESGLIKSQVELENRQLVLQAEAEFYHRLGQQKEKFEILGAAKRELRGQEIQQEELLQQQEACEEQLEKLEKTVRQLKRNVQELKDKQEHEARQIIQTTNQRDHAKDSFETAQGELVGTIREIEHFKQTAPAIYNEVTTSWAETQAASDGSSGGSGGRMSLSKLHTELDKGKSQYNNARSESGIDPAAPENYRVIEEEFQRLQDEYKRTEILFEQDLERTGQLKDQLETTINMRVLEILQRFKSYMSHFQFEGEIDWEHHEDRRGRTHFSLFIKARKEGHRGTMEDVSVKARGGRVGKGVSGGEESLSSLLFALALLQNLQTSPGFIVLDEFDSALDEQRKLKVFELYGRELQRKLIILTPKSHENSYLNRFSKSFIVYHDPTIPLSKVVGLVRKE; encoded by the coding sequence ATGATACCCTGGAAAATGTGGTTTCACGGCATCCGGGACTATGCTCCGGCGTATATGGACCTGTCCGGCCGCGAAGAACATGTGCTTATTACAGGCCCCAATGGTGCGGGGAAATCTACCATCACTTATTGTATGGGCGCTGTGCTGTATTCTTCAAAGGTTGACCTCGACGGGCTCCGCTCCCGCAATCTGGCACCGGATGAACCTTGGATTGCACAGATCCGCTTTCTTTTCAAGAATGAGGGACGGCTGCGGATCGATGCTCCTGACTATATTGAATTCTCGCTGCACATCCTTCAGGAGCCGGGACAGCCGGTCAAAAGAGAGTATACGGTCGCTTCCGGTGACGACCCTGAACATTGGGAAACTGTAACCCGGTATACTTCCGGTGACCGCCAGTATAACTTCACTGCATATAAGAAGGATTTGCAGTACAAATACAAAATTGATCCTGACCTGTTCTACCTGATCTGGTATCAGCAGGAGGTGAATCAGTTTGCGGTAATGCATCCGGAGGAGCGGTTCAGGATCTTTGCAGAGATGCACGGTATTGATCAAATACAGCGGAACTGGGAAGAGAGCATGGAGAAGCTGAAGGATACGCAGGAAATGATGCAGAGTGCCGAAATCAATGTAGAGAACAAAAAACAGATGGTCAAAATCAAACGAAATGATCTGGAGCGGTACGAGGATAACTACAGGCGTCTGACAGAAGGCGGGAAACAATATGTCCATGCCCTTCTTCAGCTCGAAGTCTATTATAGACGGGAGCAGGAAACCTTATCAGGTCAAATTGGACAGCTGGAGCTTGAACTGGAGCAGCAGCAGGATCAGCTGAACGAATGGAAGGAGCGGGAGACAGGGCTTACGGGGCATTTGTCAAATCAGGAACAGGCAGTCACGTGGCGAAAGGAAGAACTGGAGAATTACGAACAGCAGTTACAAGATTTGAAATCAGGAATGACGCATACACAGGCGAAAATCACAGAGCTGGAGACAGAGCTGCAGCAGATCAGTAAGGACCGGGAACGTATTGCGCGTTCTGAAGCCGAGGTTACAGAGCAGCTGGCAGAAGCAATAACACAATTAGATGAGGTAAATGACGAAATAGCCAGGCTGCATGCTGAAAATAACCAGTGCGGCGTTCTCGCTGATCATCACAGAGGCATGATCTCCAGGCTGGAATTCGTAATTGAACAAGAACGGAAGCAGGAAAGTATCCATCAGGAACGTTTGCGCCAATACGTAAGCAGCCATCATGTACAGGAGGAGCTGAACCGGCTTGATCAACAGCTTCAGCGGTTCAGGGATCAGCGGCATGACTGCTTAATGCGTATTCAGGAGCGGAAAGAGGAGCTAAAGCGGCTTGAAGATAACCGCGACTGGTCCAAGAGGCAGATGGAGTCATTAGCCTTCTTTCATAACAAAGGCATTCAGGCTTATCCGCTGCGCGACCTTGTGGAATTGACAGCAGGTGCACAACTGAAAACGGAGGAGCAGTTCAATACGGTTAAATATACGGTTTTCTTCGATGGTCATCAGGCCATTCCGCCGAATGACCTCTACCATGTGCCGCTGCGTAAAGTCGTGCCCGACCGTTCTGTAACAGAGCTGCATGCCCTGCAGCTGCGGGTGAAAGAGGATCTGCCGGAAGAAGCTATCCCTCATGCGATAAAGGCGCTATGGTGGGTAGAACAGTTTTTCCAAGCCGGCAATTTGAGAATTGATCAGGGGGTACTCCATGATACGGCGGGGATTCGCGGGGGCCAGGAGCAGAGCCGTTATATTCTGAGCAGGCATGCGGTTCTTTTACACAAGGAAGAGGTACAGAAGGTGATTGGCAGTCTGACCGCAACCTTGGAAGAGCTGGATCATTCTATTCAGCAGAATACAAAGCGCCTGCAGGATCTGAGCAGTGTGATTCAGCTGGTCCGGGAAGCAGAGGCTTTCAGGACTGGAGGGCATGAACGGGCGGAGCGTGCCAGGAAGCTTGAAGAAGAGCGGAGCGGGCTAAGCAAGCAGCTTGCGAGGGCTGTTGAGCTTAGAGAAGCGGAAAGTGGTCTGATTAAGAGTCAGGTAGAACTGGAGAACCGGCAGCTTGTCCTTCAGGCAGAGGCTGAATTCTACCATAGACTTGGACAGCAGAAGGAAAAGTTCGAGATACTGGGGGCTGCGAAGCGTGAACTGCGCGGGCAGGAAATTCAGCAGGAAGAACTCCTGCAGCAGCAAGAAGCTTGCGAAGAACAGCTGGAGAAGCTTGAAAAGACGGTCCGCCAGCTGAAGCGCAATGTGCAGGAGCTTAAAGATAAGCAGGAGCATGAAGCACGCCAAATCATTCAGACTACGAATCAGCGGGATCACGCTAAAGACTCTTTTGAAACGGCTCAAGGGGAGCTGGTTGGAACAATTAGAGAGATTGAACATTTTAAGCAGACAGCTCCGGCTATATATAATGAAGTGACAACATCATGGGCTGAAACTCAGGCGGCGAGTGATGGATCTTCCGGCGGGTCCGGCGGGCGTATGTCTTTATCCAAGCTGCATACAGAGCTCGATAAGGGAAAAAGCCAATATAATAATGCACGGAGCGAATCAGGTATTGATCCGGCGGCACCGGAGAACTACAGGGTGATTGAAGAGGAGTTCCAGCGCCTTCAGGATGAGTACAAGCGGACGGAAATTTTGTTCGAACAGGACCTGGAGCGTACAGGACAACTGAAGGATCAATTGGAGACAACCATTAATATGCGGGTGCTTGAAATCCTGCAGCGCTTCAAAAGCTATATGAGCCACTTCCAGTTTGAAGGTGAAATTGACTGGGAGCATCATGAAGACCGCCGGGGACGCACCCATTTCAGTCTCTTTATCAAAGCCCGTAAAGAAGGGCACCGTGGAACGATGGAGGATGTCAGTGTCAAAGCGCGTGGGGGAAGAGTAGGCAAAGGCGTATCCGGAGGCGAGGAGTCATTAAGCTCTTTATTGTTTGCACTCGCCCTGCTGCAGAATTTACAGACTTCACCGGGCTTTATTGTGCTGGATGAGTTCGACAGTGCTCTGGATGAGCAGCGTAAGCTGAAAGTATTCGAATTATATGGACGGGAGCTGCAGCGCAAGTTAATCATCCTTACGCCAAAATCGCATGAGAACAGCTACCTGAACCGTTTTTCCAAATCATTTATCGTATATCATGATCCGACTATACCGCTTAGTAAAGTTGTAGGGTTGGTTCGTAAGGAGTGA
- a CDS encoding AraC family transcriptional regulator, translated as MPRKKKPVIEYRHYSLPIHFPVLLLSGERWKISDIKSEHLHFHNHLEIGICHSDSGSMEIKGETIRFQAGDVTFLPRYLPHTTYSSPDEASLWSYLFFSPEELFQHSFKSAYSSFEPNLWRVQGKNCVLNKEQFPKVYSLATSVVEELKQQKPYYQESAYGLLLSLYIELLRIHSTNETLTEQEADQSLRGDFVISPALEYITKNYMTPITIDFLAELCHLSTTHFRRKFHEIMGTAPLDFLSSTRIEEACKQLKSTDDSILSISERVGFHSISSFNRCFSKLMGSSPKEWRKGAQSEALSAKASILEFTGWV; from the coding sequence ATGCCCAGAAAAAAGAAGCCCGTCATCGAGTACCGCCACTACAGTCTCCCGATTCATTTCCCTGTCCTGCTGTTAAGCGGGGAACGCTGGAAGATTTCCGATATCAAATCGGAGCATCTGCATTTTCACAACCATCTGGAGATCGGCATCTGTCATTCGGACAGCGGCAGCATGGAGATTAAGGGAGAGACCATCCGTTTCCAGGCCGGCGATGTGACCTTTCTGCCCAGGTACCTCCCCCACACTACGTACAGTTCGCCGGATGAGGCGAGTCTGTGGTCTTATCTCTTTTTTTCGCCGGAGGAGCTGTTCCAGCATTCCTTCAAAAGCGCCTACAGCAGCTTCGAACCGAACCTGTGGAGAGTGCAGGGCAAAAACTGTGTGCTGAACAAAGAGCAGTTCCCCAAGGTCTATTCTCTGGCCACCTCAGTCGTAGAGGAGCTTAAGCAGCAAAAGCCTTACTATCAGGAAAGCGCTTACGGATTGTTGCTGTCTCTATACATAGAGCTGCTTAGAATCCATTCTACGAATGAAACGCTGACCGAGCAAGAGGCTGATCAGAGCCTGAGGGGCGATTTCGTCATTTCCCCGGCGCTCGAATATATCACCAAGAACTATATGACTCCGATTACCATCGACTTTCTGGCCGAGCTGTGCCATCTGAGCACCACCCATTTCCGCAGAAAATTCCATGAAATTATGGGCACCGCCCCCCTCGATTTCCTGAGCAGCACCCGGATCGAAGAAGCCTGCAAGCAGCTGAAAAGCACCGATGATTCGATTCTGTCCATCTCGGAGCGGGTCGGTTTTCATTCCATCTCCAGCTTCAACCGCTGCTTCTCCAAGCTGATGGGCTCCTCACCCAAAGAATGGCGCAAAGGGGCGCAGTCCGAAGCACTGTCGGCGAAGGCGTCGATTTTGGAGTTTACGGGCTGGGTGTAA
- a CDS encoding glycoside hydrolase family 88 protein, with translation MLQLDYDKEQILKVIDSVTRKTLAMDLTWDWPCGVAYYGVSRAYKVTGNKEYLDTLIRWADEYIELGLPTWTVNTCAMGHMLITLYEETGNQKYWDIVMSKVDYLQNSALRFGDNVLQHTVSANNDFPEQAWADTLFMAAFFLLRVGSKLKDQNLINDALNNYYWHIKYLQNPSTGFWYHGYNNVKQDHMSGFYWGRANAWGAYTMSQVKPLLHDWYLYPQCMDVECSLRDQLAALKLVQTENGLWRTVLDDEESYEEVSASAGIAAAMVNNGNPLHTKYAQKALKGILDNISEDGRVLNVSGGTAVMKDRDGYRNIPKDWIQGWGQGLALAFLSDMLN, from the coding sequence ATGCTTCAACTGGATTATGACAAGGAACAGATTCTGAAAGTGATCGACAGCGTCACCAGAAAAACCTTGGCAATGGATTTAACATGGGACTGGCCGTGCGGCGTGGCTTATTACGGGGTATCGAGAGCTTACAAGGTTACAGGCAACAAGGAGTATCTCGATACGCTAATCCGCTGGGCAGATGAATATATTGAGCTGGGCCTGCCGACCTGGACGGTGAATACCTGTGCGATGGGGCACATGCTGATTACGCTCTATGAAGAGACAGGCAACCAGAAGTATTGGGATATTGTCATGAGCAAGGTGGATTATCTGCAAAATAGCGCGCTCCGCTTCGGAGACAATGTGCTGCAGCATACGGTATCTGCTAACAATGATTTTCCGGAGCAGGCATGGGCGGATACGCTGTTCATGGCAGCCTTTTTCCTGCTGCGCGTAGGCAGCAAACTGAAAGACCAGAATCTGATCAATGATGCCCTTAATAACTATTACTGGCATATCAAATATTTGCAGAACCCGAGTACCGGATTCTGGTACCACGGCTACAACAATGTGAAGCAGGATCACATGTCCGGATTCTACTGGGGCAGAGCCAATGCCTGGGGCGCGTACACCATGTCGCAGGTCAAACCGCTGCTGCATGACTGGTACCTGTATCCGCAGTGTATGGATGTGGAATGCTCGCTGCGTGACCAGCTGGCGGCACTGAAGCTGGTGCAGACGGAGAACGGCCTCTGGCGGACGGTGCTGGATGATGAGGAATCTTATGAGGAAGTATCCGCATCCGCAGGTATTGCCGCAGCCATGGTCAATAACGGCAATCCGCTGCACACCAAATATGCCCAAAAAGCGCTGAAAGGCATTCTGGATAATATCAGCGAAGACGGACGTGTACTCAATGTATCCGGGGGCACGGCTGTAATGAAGGACCGTGACGGCTACCGCAACATTCCAAAAGACTGGATTCAGGGCTGGGGACAAGGGCTGGCACTCGCCTTCCTGTCTGACATGCTTAATTAG
- the gnpA gene encoding 1,3-beta-galactosyl-N-acetylhexosamine phosphorylase, which produces MSKQTKGSFTLPGESGYEKLTLELAERWGADVIRDSDGTKLSDEIISAGYGIYSTICIIRDHNEWASQNQDKLQQCFLITNPKVAVQDYLSVYLMEDFFAEQFKVNDSKEAFKYWQVVDRTTGEEVPREQWNYDRESGNVVLTGIVPWHKYTVSFMAYRIWEEISMYNHTTNNWTKDHLMQIDPMYPETQEYMLKWMEDWCTEHKETTVVRFTSLFYNFAWIWGSSERNRHLFSDWGSYDFTVSARGLDLFAAKYGYSLTAEDFVKGGKYRVSHIPAEQRKLDWMEFINDFVIGFGKQLIDIVHNHGKLAYVFYDDSWVGMEPYNDRFEEFGFDGMIKCVFSGYEARMCSGIKVDTHEIRLHPYLFPVGLGGAPTFMEGGDPTLDAKKYWINIRRALLREPIDRIGLGGYLHLVEDYPDFCDYIEKIADEFREIKELHHQGKPYQVKTKVAVLHSWGKLRSWTLSGHFHETFMHDLIHINEALSGSPVEVQFIGFEDIRNGALKDVDVVINAGTAGSAWSGGKHWNDSKVVDLLTKWVYEGGTFIGVNQPSAIEGYDSFFRMAHVLGVDEDTGARVVHGRWAFEAKDELGLLPEGASIEAKGGIYLTDGAAEVVQQSGGRITLSVNAFGKGKGIYLPSFEFNLENTRLLLNLIRYAGGELNDNKYITDNLYTECAYYPESKMLVVINNSSEPQKTSVETEYGLQTLELAPFDTVITTIG; this is translated from the coding sequence TTGTCCAAACAAACCAAGGGGTCCTTTACCCTTCCGGGCGAATCCGGATATGAGAAGCTGACACTGGAGCTGGCTGAACGCTGGGGCGCGGATGTCATCCGCGACAGTGACGGCACCAAGCTGTCGGACGAGATTATTAGCGCCGGGTACGGAATCTATTCTACGATCTGTATCATCAGAGATCATAATGAGTGGGCTTCACAGAACCAGGATAAGCTGCAGCAGTGCTTCCTGATTACTAACCCGAAGGTCGCTGTGCAGGACTATTTGTCCGTGTATCTGATGGAGGATTTTTTCGCTGAACAGTTCAAAGTCAATGATTCCAAAGAGGCGTTCAAATACTGGCAGGTGGTTGACCGCACGACTGGCGAGGAAGTGCCGAGAGAGCAGTGGAACTATGACCGCGAATCGGGAAATGTGGTCTTGACCGGAATTGTGCCTTGGCATAAGTACACTGTCAGCTTCATGGCTTACCGGATCTGGGAAGAGATCTCGATGTACAACCATACCACGAATAACTGGACCAAAGACCATCTGATGCAGATTGATCCGATGTATCCAGAGACCCAGGAGTACATGCTGAAATGGATGGAAGACTGGTGTACGGAGCACAAAGAAACGACCGTAGTCCGCTTTACGTCCCTGTTCTATAATTTTGCCTGGATCTGGGGCAGCAGTGAGCGCAACCGCCACCTGTTCTCGGACTGGGGTTCCTATGATTTCACGGTGAGTGCGAGAGGCCTCGATCTGTTCGCGGCGAAATACGGCTATTCACTGACAGCTGAGGATTTTGTAAAAGGCGGCAAATACCGGGTAAGCCACATTCCGGCTGAGCAGCGTAAGCTCGACTGGATGGAGTTTATCAATGATTTTGTCATCGGGTTTGGCAAACAGCTGATTGATATTGTGCATAACCACGGCAAGCTGGCGTATGTCTTCTATGATGACAGCTGGGTGGGCATGGAGCCTTACAATGACCGGTTCGAAGAGTTCGGCTTCGACGGGATGATTAAATGTGTATTCTCGGGTTACGAAGCGCGGATGTGTTCCGGTATAAAAGTGGATACGCATGAAATCCGCCTGCATCCGTATCTGTTCCCGGTTGGACTCGGCGGTGCGCCTACCTTCATGGAAGGCGGAGATCCTACGCTCGATGCCAAAAAATACTGGATCAATATCCGCCGCGCCCTCCTGCGCGAGCCGATTGACCGGATCGGTCTGGGCGGATACCTGCATCTGGTAGAAGATTATCCTGATTTCTGCGACTACATCGAGAAAATCGCGGATGAATTCAGAGAAATCAAAGAGCTGCACCATCAAGGCAAACCTTATCAGGTGAAGACCAAGGTTGCAGTTCTGCACAGCTGGGGCAAGCTGAGATCGTGGACACTGTCCGGCCATTTCCATGAGACATTCATGCATGATCTGATCCATATTAACGAAGCATTATCCGGTTCGCCGGTGGAAGTACAGTTCATCGGTTTTGAGGATATCCGTAATGGGGCTCTGAAGGATGTTGACGTTGTAATCAACGCCGGCACAGCCGGTTCCGCCTGGAGCGGCGGCAAGCACTGGAATGACAGCAAGGTTGTAGACCTGCTGACCAAATGGGTCTATGAAGGCGGTACGTTCATCGGGGTGAACCAGCCTTCCGCAATCGAAGGCTACGACAGCTTCTTCCGGATGGCCCATGTACTCGGGGTGGATGAGGATACCGGTGCGAGAGTGGTGCATGGCCGGTGGGCTTTTGAAGCCAAGGATGAGCTGGGACTGCTGCCTGAAGGGGCAAGCATTGAAGCCAAGGGCGGCATCTATCTGACCGACGGAGCGGCTGAGGTCGTGCAGCAATCGGGCGGCAGAATCACATTGTCCGTGAATGCTTTTGGCAAAGGTAAAGGGATTTACCTGCCTTCCTTCGAGTTCAACCTGGAGAATACCAGACTGCTGCTCAACCTGATCCGTTATGCGGGAGGCGAGCTGAATGACAACAAGTACATCACGGATAACCTCTATACAGAGTGTGCTTACTATCCGGAGAGCAAGATGCTGGTTGTTATCAACAACAGCTCCGAGCCGCAGAAGACTTCGGTGGAGACAGAGTACGGCCTGCAGACACTGGAGCTTGCTCCATTTGATACGGTGATTACTACGATTGGCTGA
- the yaaA gene encoding peroxide stress protein YaaA: MRIIISPAKKMKTDTDIFTDRQLPQFLHETESLLAALKKLDYDELKSIWKCNDAITVQNIERIENMDLTRNLTPALFAYEGLQYQYMAPGVLQAEELEYLQEHLRILSGFYGILRPFDGVVPYRLEMQAKLAGPDFKSLYGFWNRRLADQLFAETDCIVNLASKEYSKCISPYLGENTRMVTCVFGQLIGGKVVEKATFAKMARGEMVRYMAEHGIEKVEEIKGFTGFDFEYNEELSDEGNYVFIQKIQERGTSK; encoded by the coding sequence ATGAGAATCATTATTTCACCTGCCAAAAAGATGAAGACAGACACAGATATTTTTACAGACCGCCAGCTGCCGCAGTTCCTGCATGAAACAGAAAGCCTGCTGGCTGCGCTAAAAAAGCTGGACTACGATGAGCTGAAATCCATCTGGAAATGCAATGATGCCATTACGGTGCAGAATATTGAACGAATCGAAAATATGGATTTAACCCGCAACTTGACGCCCGCGCTTTTCGCCTACGAAGGATTGCAGTACCAGTACATGGCGCCGGGAGTGCTGCAGGCAGAGGAGCTGGAATATCTTCAGGAGCATCTGCGGATTTTATCCGGATTCTACGGAATCCTGCGGCCGTTCGACGGAGTTGTACCCTATAGGCTGGAAATGCAGGCCAAGCTGGCCGGTCCGGACTTTAAATCGCTCTACGGATTCTGGAATAGAAGGCTGGCAGATCAGCTGTTTGCGGAGACCGATTGTATTGTGAATTTAGCTTCCAAGGAATACAGCAAGTGCATCTCTCCTTATCTGGGCGAAAATACGCGCATGGTGACTTGTGTATTCGGCCAGCTGATCGGCGGTAAAGTAGTCGAAAAAGCAACCTTCGCCAAAATGGCCCGGGGGGAAATGGTGCGCTACATGGCTGAGCATGGTATTGAAAAGGTAGAAGAGATCAAGGGATTTACCGGCTTTGATTTTGAGTATAA